Proteins encoded by one window of Anaeromyxobacter diazotrophicus:
- a CDS encoding competence/damage-inducible protein A: METLTAAVLVVGNEVLSAKRADQNGPYAIRVLRERGVRLEALLTLPDRLELIAEAVARERARVDWLFTAGGVGPTHDDVTLAAVAHALGRPLVRHERLVANIRRWHARHGGEPPEAALRMADVPEGTRLAGDPGFPVMAVENVVMLPGPPEFFRLQLDAFAAELASPPFRAASLFLALGEDHFAAALDGVARAHPDVDIGSYPRFDEADHRVEVTFEAKDAARVEVALRAFVAALPEGAVVRRHGP; encoded by the coding sequence GTGGAGACGCTCACGGCGGCGGTGCTGGTGGTCGGCAACGAGGTCCTGTCGGCGAAGCGCGCCGACCAGAACGGCCCGTACGCCATCCGCGTCCTGCGCGAGCGCGGCGTCCGGCTGGAGGCGCTCCTCACGCTCCCCGATCGGCTGGAGCTCATCGCCGAGGCGGTCGCGCGGGAGCGGGCGCGCGTGGACTGGCTCTTCACTGCGGGCGGCGTGGGCCCGACCCACGACGATGTGACCCTGGCGGCGGTGGCGCATGCGCTGGGGCGGCCGCTCGTCCGGCACGAGCGGCTGGTCGCGAACATCCGGCGCTGGCACGCGCGGCACGGCGGCGAGCCGCCGGAGGCGGCGCTGCGCATGGCGGACGTGCCGGAGGGGACGCGGCTCGCCGGCGATCCGGGCTTCCCGGTGATGGCGGTGGAGAACGTGGTCATGCTGCCCGGCCCGCCGGAGTTCTTCCGCCTCCAGCTCGACGCCTTCGCCGCCGAGCTCGCCTCGCCCCCGTTCCGGGCGGCTTCCCTCTTCCTCGCGCTGGGCGAGGACCACTTCGCCGCCGCGCTCGACGGCGTGGCGCGGGCGCACCCCGACGTGGACATCGGCAGCTACCCGCGGTTCGACGAGGCCGACCACCGGGTCGAGGTGACCTTCGAGGCGAAGGACGCGGCCCGGGTGGAGGTGGCGCTGCGCGCGTTCGTGGCGGCGCTCCCCGAGGGCGCCGTGGTCCGGCGTCACGGACCCTGA